Proteins encoded in a region of the Flavobacterium sp. MDT1-60 genome:
- a CDS encoding helix-turn-helix domain-containing protein — protein MSTAPKPRHIGRNISRIRELRDMKQEALAIAIGTNQQSISIIEGSESVDDEKLKKIAEALGVPAEVIKNFSEEAVFNIIGNTYDNGSSSVNHGCTFNPLDKLLEAFDKNEKLYERLVEAEREKVALLEKLLSEKK, from the coding sequence ATGAGCACAGCACCAAAACCTAGACACATCGGACGAAACATAAGCCGAATCAGAGAGCTTAGAGATATGAAACAAGAAGCACTTGCAATTGCAATTGGCACAAACCAGCAGTCTATTTCTATTATTGAAGGAAGCGAAAGCGTTGATGACGAAAAATTAAAAAAAATTGCTGAAGCTTTGGGAGTTCCTGCTGAAGTTATAAAGAATTTTTCTGAAGAAGCTGTTTTTAATATTATTGGAAATACATATGATAATGGTTCTTCTTCTGTAAATCATGGTTGTACATTTAATCCGTTAGATAAACTACTTGAAGCTTTTGATAAGAATGAAAAACTTTATGAACGATTGGTTGAAGCTGAAAGAGAGAAAGTTGCTTTGTTAGAGAAGTTGCTGAGTGAGAAAAAATAA
- a CDS encoding GNAT family N-acetyltransferase codes for MKLKVGIRKVNQQDLDFIYKSICELENEELHFELFRAIFNENMGNTNNLYLIAESENEGVGFISFHTQNLLHHCGRVGEIQEFFINEKHRGKGIGRQLIKKIMQYAEEYKLKSIEVTTNRRRVENVLIYENLGFTLSHNKFTIYK; via the coding sequence ATGAAGTTAAAAGTTGGAATTAGAAAAGTAAATCAACAAGACCTTGATTTTATCTACAAATCAATATGCGAACTTGAAAATGAAGAATTACACTTCGAATTATTCAGAGCAATCTTCAATGAAAATATGGGCAACACAAACAATCTTTATTTGATAGCAGAAAGCGAAAATGAAGGAGTGGGGTTTATTAGTTTTCACACACAAAATCTTTTGCATCATTGCGGGCGAGTTGGTGAAATCCAGGAATTTTTTATAAATGAAAAGCATCGCGGCAAAGGCATCGGGAGACAACTTATCAAAAAGATCATGCAATATGCAGAAGAGTATAAATTAAAAAGCATTGAAGTAACTACAAATCGAAGGAGAGTAGAAAATGTACTGATTTACGAGAATCTTGGTTTTACCTTGTCGCATAATAAGTTTACGATTTATAAGTAA
- a CDS encoding LytTR family DNA-binding domain-containing protein, producing MKELNPSVKHHLVVGLLIALWIFAFAFIIKPFDDGTLDFRSWFFISVGFSVLAFLCYSVLAVLQKKIYRRISKWSLSLEIGSIIFFFIIYLFGIYAFYKSPILKGGYTFSEFFSIIFIKITLILTPVIILARRYLIKLIPIKDNVLTFTGENKLDVLKIKKADLVCISNAQNYVEIFYIENEKLHSKLIRSSLKKILEDFTFLVQIHRSHLINPSHFKSWRNSNTVILTQIELPVSKNFKESILTL from the coding sequence ATGAAAGAATTAAATCCATCAGTAAAACATCATCTGGTCGTTGGGCTTCTTATTGCTTTATGGATTTTTGCTTTCGCTTTTATCATAAAACCTTTTGATGACGGAACTTTAGATTTTCGATCCTGGTTCTTCATTAGTGTTGGTTTTAGTGTTTTGGCTTTTTTATGTTACAGCGTTTTGGCTGTTCTTCAAAAAAAGATTTACAGAAGAATCTCTAAATGGAGTCTCAGTTTAGAGATTGGAAGTATTATTTTCTTTTTTATAATTTATCTGTTTGGAATTTATGCCTTTTATAAAAGTCCAATTTTAAAAGGCGGGTATACTTTTTCGGAATTTTTCTCCATAATTTTTATCAAAATAACATTGATTTTAACTCCCGTAATTATTCTGGCGAGAAGGTATCTGATCAAACTCATTCCGATAAAGGATAATGTTCTCACATTCACAGGAGAAAATAAGCTAGATGTTTTAAAAATCAAAAAAGCCGATTTGGTTTGTATTTCTAATGCTCAGAATTATGTGGAGATTTTTTATATCGAAAACGAAAAATTGCATTCGAAACTGATTCGTTCTTCTCTCAAAAAAATTCTCGAAGATTTTACCTTTTTAGTTCAAATTCATCGTTCTCATTTAATAAATCCTTCGCATTTTAAATCCTGGAGAAATTCAAATACCGTTATTCTGACTCAAATTGAACTTCCGGTTTCTAAGAATTTTAAAGAAAGTATTTTGACTTTGTAA
- a CDS encoding hydroxymethylglutaryl-CoA synthase family protein — protein MKTGIDAISFDVANIHLPIRTLAVARNIEPEKLEKGLGLIKMTLPDVHQDAVVFGANALTKLILENEINLNEISRIYVGTESGIDSSKPISSYLINLMEQKFGEDTLAECDVVDFTFACIGGVDALQNCIDFVKLNPTKKAIVVTTDFAKYDLNSTGEYTQGAGALAMLVTSNPRIIAFDENWATSTKGVFDFFKPYRTLSKEAITKNENNDPWFDNLETEIEIHKDQPVFDGQYSNQCYMDRTRNAYFSFKKLKNTTETLYNTWNSIIMHLPYSFQGRRMLSEIYALDSADKIIAENIEPADYQNKIKEVGKSDDYKKFVTGKLQPAELASSLIGNLYTGSIFMGLLSTLAHYFDTKQEVAGTKFGFLAYGSGSKSKVFEGTIQPEWQSALAKTKLFENLEESVEIGFETYEILHKKQQKQSVRTPKNEWVLDRIEKEIPNLIGARYYKWID, from the coding sequence ATGAAAACAGGAATTGATGCTATCTCTTTTGATGTAGCCAACATACATTTACCCATCAGAACTTTGGCGGTTGCCAGAAATATTGAACCCGAAAAATTAGAAAAAGGTCTCGGATTAATTAAAATGACCTTACCAGATGTTCACCAGGATGCTGTTGTTTTTGGAGCAAACGCTTTAACTAAACTTATTCTGGAAAACGAAATAAACCTAAACGAAATCAGCAGGATTTATGTAGGTACCGAAAGTGGTATTGACAGTTCGAAACCAATTAGCTCTTATTTAATCAATTTAATGGAACAGAAATTTGGCGAAGATACTCTTGCCGAATGTGATGTTGTCGATTTTACTTTTGCTTGTATTGGCGGAGTTGATGCACTACAAAACTGTATTGATTTTGTAAAACTGAATCCGACCAAGAAAGCAATTGTTGTAACAACTGATTTTGCAAAATACGATTTAAATTCCACCGGAGAATACACACAAGGCGCGGGAGCATTAGCAATGTTAGTTACTTCGAACCCAAGAATTATTGCTTTTGATGAAAATTGGGCAACAAGCACAAAAGGTGTTTTTGACTTTTTCAAACCCTACAGAACGCTTTCAAAAGAAGCGATTACGAAAAATGAAAACAATGATCCGTGGTTTGATAATTTAGAAACTGAAATTGAAATCCATAAAGATCAACCGGTTTTTGATGGTCAATATTCGAATCAATGTTATATGGATCGTACGCGTAATGCCTACTTCTCCTTCAAGAAATTAAAAAACACAACCGAAACGTTATACAATACATGGAATAGTATTATCATGCACCTTCCCTATTCTTTTCAGGGCCGTAGAATGTTATCGGAAATCTACGCTTTAGACAGTGCTGATAAAATCATTGCAGAAAATATCGAACCGGCAGATTATCAGAATAAAATTAAGGAAGTTGGAAAATCTGACGACTATAAAAAGTTTGTAACCGGGAAATTACAACCTGCAGAACTGGCTTCTTCTTTAATCGGAAATCTTTATACAGGTTCTATTTTTATGGGATTATTATCGACTTTAGCTCATTATTTTGATACTAAACAAGAAGTTGCCGGAACTAAATTCGGATTCCTGGCTTACGGAAGCGGATCTAAATCGAAAGTTTTTGAAGGAACAATTCAACCGGAATGGCAATCGGCTTTAGCCAAAACCAAACTTTTTGAAAATTTAGAAGAAAGTGTAGAAATTGGTTTTGAAACCTATGAAATTCTTCATAAAAAACAACAAAAACAAAGTGTTCGAACTCCTAAAAACGAATGGGTTTTAGATCGAATCGAGAAAGAGATTCCTAATTTGATTGGGGCGAGATATTATAAATGGATCGATTAA
- a CDS encoding succinate dehydrogenase cytochrome b subunit, translating to MAQSALLNASILKKVAMALSGIFLITFLALHVTLNFISVLSENVFNEASHFMGYNPLIQYVMQPVLAVGVIFHFIMGFVLTVQNSAARPIAYAKYNGAANASWSSRNMIISGLVILAFLGLHFYDFWFPEVSYKYIAGTAPDATRYYGELVHKFHDPIRTGLYCISFVLLGFHLWHGFASSLQSVGMHNKYSRFLSKVGYWFAVVVPALFVIIALFHHFNN from the coding sequence ATGGCACAATCTGCACTATTGAATGCTTCCATCTTAAAGAAAGTGGCAATGGCACTTTCGGGAATATTCTTAATCACGTTTTTAGCGCTGCATGTTACCTTAAATTTCATTTCCGTTCTTAGTGAAAATGTTTTTAACGAAGCTTCTCACTTTATGGGTTACAATCCGCTAATTCAATATGTAATGCAACCTGTTTTGGCCGTCGGAGTAATTTTCCATTTCATTATGGGATTTGTACTGACTGTTCAAAATAGCGCTGCAAGACCAATTGCTTATGCAAAATACAATGGAGCAGCAAATGCTTCCTGGAGTTCTAGAAATATGATTATTTCTGGATTGGTTATTTTGGCTTTCTTAGGATTGCACTTTTATGATTTTTGGTTTCCAGAAGTTAGTTATAAATACATTGCAGGTACTGCCCCAGATGCTACAAGGTATTATGGAGAATTAGTGCACAAATTCCACGATCCAATTCGTACAGGATTATACTGCATTTCTTTTGTGTTATTAGGATTTCACCTTTGGCACGGATTCGCATCTTCTCTTCAATCAGTGGGAATGCACAATAAATATTCCAGATTTTTAAGTAAAGTAGGTTACTGGTTTGCAGTTGTAGTACCGGCACTTTTCGTAATTATCGCATTATTTCATCATTTCAATAATTAA
- a CDS encoding fumarate reductase/succinate dehydrogenase flavoprotein subunit, with amino-acid sequence MALDSKIPHGPISDKWTNYKDHINLVNPANKRNLDIIIVGTGLAGGSAAATLAELGYNVKAFCFQDSPRRAHSIAAQGGINAAKNYKGDGDSVYRLFYDTVKGGDYRAREANVHRLAEVSANIIDQCVAQGVPLAREYGGLLDNRSFGGTLVSRTFYAQGQTGQQLLLGAYSAMNRQIGRGKVKMYNRHEMLDIVIVDGKARGIIARNLVTGEIERHSAHAVVVGSGGYGNVFFLSTNAMGSNATAAWKIHKKGAFFANPCYTQIHPTCIPVSGDHQSKLTLMSESLRNDGRIWVPAKLEDAQAIREGKKKATDLSEAERDYFLERRYPAFGNLVPRDVASRAAKERCDAGFGVNKTGEAVYLDFAAAIQRYGTEEAYVKGLDANDKALVIKLGTAIVKSKYGNLFQMYLKIVDEDPYVTPMMIYPAVHYTMGGTWVDYNLMTTIPGCFSIGESNFSDHGANRLGASALMQGLADGYFVLPYTIGDYLAPDIKMGPISTDLPEFVEAEKAVKDQIDRFINNKGTHSVDYFHKKLGKIMWDKVGMARNAKGLTEAIEEIAALREEFYKDVKVPGSANEFNQELEKATRVADFLELGELFAKDALHRNESCGGHFREEYQTEEGEALRDDENFAYVAAWEYKGKPSDAVLHKEPLVYENIKLVQRSYK; translated from the coding sequence ATGGCATTAGATTCAAAAATTCCACATGGTCCAATATCGGACAAATGGACAAATTATAAAGATCATATTAATTTAGTAAACCCTGCTAACAAACGTAATTTAGATATTATTATCGTTGGTACAGGTTTAGCTGGAGGTTCTGCAGCAGCTACCTTGGCTGAGCTGGGATATAACGTAAAAGCATTTTGCTTTCAGGATTCACCAAGACGTGCGCACTCTATTGCAGCACAAGGGGGAATCAATGCAGCAAAAAATTATAAAGGTGATGGTGACTCGGTTTACAGATTGTTTTATGACACTGTAAAAGGGGGTGACTACCGTGCGCGTGAAGCAAACGTTCACCGTTTAGCTGAAGTTTCGGCAAATATTATTGACCAATGTGTAGCTCAAGGGGTGCCATTGGCTCGTGAATATGGCGGACTTTTAGATAACCGTTCTTTTGGAGGAACTTTGGTTTCTCGTACATTTTACGCACAAGGACAAACCGGACAACAATTATTGTTAGGAGCTTATTCTGCAATGAACCGTCAGATTGGTCGTGGAAAAGTAAAAATGTACAACCGTCACGAGATGCTTGACATCGTAATCGTTGACGGAAAAGCGAGAGGTATTATCGCTCGTAACTTAGTTACCGGAGAAATAGAAAGACATTCTGCTCACGCGGTAGTAGTTGGTTCCGGAGGATACGGAAACGTGTTTTTCCTGTCAACAAATGCTATGGGAAGTAACGCAACAGCAGCCTGGAAAATTCATAAAAAAGGAGCGTTTTTCGCAAATCCTTGCTACACACAAATTCACCCAACCTGTATTCCGGTTTCTGGAGATCACCAGTCAAAATTGACTTTGATGTCTGAGTCGTTACGTAATGACGGTCGTATTTGGGTTCCTGCAAAATTAGAAGATGCTCAGGCAATTCGTGAAGGAAAGAAAAAAGCAACTGATTTATCTGAAGCTGAAAGAGATTATTTCTTAGAAAGAAGATATCCTGCTTTTGGTAACTTAGTACCTCGTGACGTTGCATCTCGTGCGGCTAAAGAAAGATGTGATGCTGGTTTTGGAGTTAACAAAACGGGTGAAGCTGTTTATTTAGATTTTGCTGCGGCAATTCAACGTTACGGAACTGAAGAAGCTTACGTAAAAGGTTTAGATGCTAATGATAAAGCGTTGGTTATTAAATTAGGAACTGCAATCGTAAAAAGTAAATACGGAAACTTATTCCAAATGTACTTGAAAATTGTTGACGAAGATCCTTATGTAACGCCAATGATGATTTATCCTGCGGTTCACTACACAATGGGTGGAACCTGGGTTGATTATAACTTAATGACTACAATTCCAGGATGTTTCTCAATTGGAGAATCTAACTTCTCTGATCACGGAGCAAACAGACTTGGAGCTTCTGCTTTAATGCAAGGTTTAGCTGATGGATATTTTGTTCTTCCTTATACTATCGGAGATTATTTAGCTCCGGATATTAAAATGGGACCAATTTCTACAGATTTACCAGAATTTGTAGAAGCAGAGAAAGCTGTAAAAGATCAAATCGATAGATTTATCAATAATAAAGGAACTCATTCTGTAGATTATTTCCACAAGAAATTAGGAAAAATCATGTGGGATAAAGTAGGTATGGCTCGTAACGCTAAAGGTTTAACTGAAGCTATCGAAGAAATTGCCGCTTTACGTGAGGAGTTTTATAAAGATGTAAAAGTTCCTGGAAGCGCAAACGAATTTAATCAGGAATTAGAGAAAGCGACTCGTGTTGCCGATTTCTTAGAGTTAGGAGAATTGTTCGCGAAAGATGCATTACACCGTAATGAATCTTGTGGAGGTCACTTCCGTGAAGAATACCAAACTGAAGAAGGAGAAGCACTTCGTGATGATGAAAACTTTGCATACGTTGCAGCTTGGGAATACAAAGGAAAACCAAGTGATGCTGTATTACACAAAGAGCCTCTAGTTTACGAAAACATTAAATTAGTTCAACGTAGTTACAAATAG
- a CDS encoding succinate dehydrogenase/fumarate reductase iron-sulfur subunit gives MKLTLKIWRQKNAQDKGGIVDYPIDGIEPDMSFLEMLDVLNEQLINKGEEPVAFDHDCREGICGMCSLFINGEAHGPDRGVTTCQLHMRMFKDGDTIFIEPFRAKAFPVIKDLVVDRSSFDRIQHAGGFISVNTSGNTIDANTIPVNKEDADKSFDAAACIGCGACVATCKNSSAMLFVGAKVSQFALLPQGKVEATERVLNMVHQMDLEGFGNCTNTGACEVECPKGISLENIARMNREYLAASLKG, from the coding sequence ATGAAACTTACATTAAAAATATGGCGTCAGAAAAACGCCCAAGATAAAGGGGGAATTGTTGATTACCCAATCGACGGAATCGAACCAGATATGTCTTTCCTTGAAATGCTTGATGTTCTTAACGAACAATTAATCAATAAAGGAGAAGAACCAGTAGCATTTGACCACGATTGTCGTGAAGGAATCTGCGGAATGTGTTCATTATTCATTAACGGAGAAGCACACGGACCAGACAGAGGAGTAACAACTTGTCAATTACACATGCGTATGTTTAAAGATGGTGACACGATTTTTATCGAGCCATTTAGAGCAAAAGCTTTCCCGGTAATTAAAGATTTAGTTGTTGACAGAAGTTCTTTTGACAGAATTCAACATGCAGGAGGATTTATCTCGGTAAATACTTCTGGAAATACAATTGATGCGAATACAATTCCGGTTAACAAAGAAGATGCAGACAAATCATTTGATGCTGCTGCTTGTATTGGTTGTGGAGCTTGTGTTGCAACTTGTAAAAACTCATCAGCAATGTTGTTTGTTGGTGCAAAAGTTTCTCAGTTTGCATTGTTGCCACAAGGTAAAGTTGAGGCTACAGAACGTGTGTTAAACATGGTTCACCAAATGGACTTAGAAGGTTTTGGTAACTGTACCAATACTGGAGCTTGTGAAGTAGAATGCCCTAAAGGAATTTCTCTTGAAAATATTGCACGTATGAACCGTGAATATTTAGCTGCAAGCTTAAAAGGGTAA
- a CDS encoding family 20 glycosylhydrolase, translated as MLKNIFLLLIFCYSIGNAQTSSENSSIIPAPNSYKATGDSISLIGQIKVSFEKNKFSSKELKTAQIFESAINKNTASKKSNIEVLFVAQNPSATLQKEAYKINITSKKIIVTGNEEGLFYAVQSLLQMLPNKPSEKEIKLPCVTIEDAPRYTYRGLHLDVCRHFFSIDVIKDFIAQMSSYKLNNFHWHLTDDQGWRIEIKKYPKLTEVGSKRAQTLVGNKFERFPYFFDGNPYGGFYTQEEIKDVVKFAEEHYVNIIPEIEMPGHATAAVTAYPNLSCFPDRSYKVVEYWGVFEDIFCAGKEETFTFLEDVLTEVMTLFPSKYIHIGGDECPKTRWKVCPNCQKRIKDLGLKDEHELQGYLTKRIEKFLNANGRQILGWDEMLEGGLAPNAAVMSWRGESGGINAAKQKHLVIMNPEQFLYLDYNQGYSPQEPLTVGRLVTVEKIYNYNPTPVDSLTVEEQKYIWGVQSNLWSEYLTSPAKLNYQLYPRMFALAEIAWTQPQNKNYNNFVLNRMPHHIEKLELQKRLYKVPAPLGSTETALIASKYVLDLKPTIKNGKIYYTIDGYNPDETAELYEKPVTINIPKGEYRIIKTVQISPSGRRSSISKIMVRNPELKSALAIKPTKNGLKYDYFTGTLFQQVQDLELVKPVNSGIFEGAISSEKWKTKTERYIGLKFDGYLYIPETANYTISTLSDDGSKLFIDSELVVNNDGIHWLNEAYGAVKLEKGFHKINITYFDQIGGTALSCFIQQEGKEKREISASQLYYE; from the coding sequence AAAAAAAAGCAATATTGAAGTATTATTTGTCGCTCAAAACCCTTCGGCTACATTACAAAAAGAAGCTTATAAAATAAATATTACCTCAAAAAAGATAATCGTTACAGGAAATGAAGAAGGATTATTTTATGCTGTTCAGAGTTTATTGCAAATGTTGCCAAATAAACCATCTGAAAAGGAAATAAAATTGCCATGTGTAACCATCGAAGACGCACCACGATACACTTACCGAGGCTTACACTTAGATGTTTGCCGACACTTTTTTAGTATTGATGTTATAAAAGATTTTATAGCACAAATGTCCAGCTATAAATTAAATAATTTTCACTGGCATTTAACAGACGATCAGGGCTGGAGAATTGAGATAAAAAAATATCCAAAATTAACTGAAGTCGGATCTAAAAGAGCACAGACTTTAGTTGGAAATAAATTCGAAAGATTTCCCTATTTTTTTGATGGAAACCCATACGGAGGTTTTTATACTCAGGAAGAAATTAAGGATGTTGTCAAATTTGCCGAAGAACATTATGTAAATATTATTCCCGAAATCGAAATGCCGGGCCATGCAACTGCAGCGGTTACCGCTTATCCAAATTTATCCTGTTTTCCGGATCGCTCTTATAAAGTTGTAGAATACTGGGGTGTTTTTGAAGATATTTTTTGTGCGGGGAAAGAAGAAACTTTTACTTTTTTAGAAGATGTTTTAACAGAAGTTATGACGTTATTTCCAAGTAAATACATTCATATCGGCGGAGATGAATGTCCGAAAACAAGATGGAAAGTTTGTCCGAATTGCCAAAAGAGAATCAAAGATTTGGGTTTAAAAGATGAACACGAATTACAAGGTTATTTAACCAAAAGAATAGAAAAATTCCTGAATGCAAACGGCAGACAAATTTTAGGTTGGGATGAAATGCTTGAAGGCGGATTGGCACCAAACGCAGCCGTAATGTCGTGGAGAGGGGAATCTGGCGGAATTAACGCAGCCAAACAAAAGCACCTTGTTATCATGAATCCGGAACAATTTCTATATTTAGATTATAATCAGGGCTATTCTCCTCAAGAACCTTTAACAGTTGGAAGATTAGTTACTGTTGAAAAAATATACAATTACAACCCGACGCCTGTTGACAGTTTAACTGTTGAGGAACAAAAATATATTTGGGGTGTTCAATCGAATCTTTGGTCAGAATATTTGACGAGCCCAGCCAAATTAAATTATCAACTTTACCCTAGAATGTTTGCTTTGGCAGAAATTGCATGGACCCAGCCTCAAAATAAGAACTACAACAATTTTGTTTTAAACCGAATGCCGCATCATATAGAAAAATTAGAATTACAAAAAAGGTTATATAAAGTCCCTGCTCCTCTCGGCTCGACTGAAACAGCATTAATCGCTTCTAAATATGTTCTGGATTTAAAACCAACCATTAAAAATGGAAAGATTTACTATACCATTGATGGTTATAACCCAGACGAAACTGCAGAACTTTACGAAAAACCAGTAACGATAAATATTCCGAAAGGCGAATACAGAATAATTAAAACCGTTCAAATAAGTCCAAGTGGAAGACGAAGTTCAATCAGCAAAATAATGGTTAGAAATCCGGAATTAAAATCGGCTTTAGCCATAAAACCAACTAAAAATGGTTTGAAATATGACTATTTTACCGGCACGTTATTTCAACAAGTTCAGGACTTAGAATTGGTAAAACCTGTTAATTCAGGAATTTTTGAAGGCGCAATCAGCAGTGAAAAATGGAAAACGAAAACAGAGCGTTATATCGGTTTAAAATTCGATGGATACCTCTATATTCCGGAAACAGCAAATTATACCATTTCGACGCTCTCAGATGATGGATCAAAGCTTTTCATCGATAGTGAATTAGTTGTGAATAACGATGGCATTCATTGGCTGAATGAAGCGTATGGAGCTGTAAAATTGGAGAAAGGTTTTCATAAAATCAACATCACTTATTTCGATCAGATTGGAGGAACTGCCTTAAGCTGTTTCATACAACAGGAAGGGAAAGAAAAACGGGAAATTAGTGCTTCGCAATTGTATTATGAATAA